DNA sequence from the Bacteroidales bacterium WCE2008 genome:
GCGGCAGGGGTCTCCTGCTCCTGGACTTCCTCTCCGTTTCTTCTCATGCGATCGCGCTCAGCAGCCCTCCTGTCGTCTTCGATCATCTTTTCGCGGGTATTCTTGACCCTTTCGAAGATTATCTGGGAGTCAATGTTGAACTTCTCGGCGCTCGTCTGGGCATAGACCGTCCTTTTGACCGGATCCGGTATGAGGGCGATAGTGTCGGCGATGTCGTTGATGAGTTCGGCTTTGCGGAGCGGATCGTCGCCCGCTTCTCCGAGGAGAAGGTCGGTCTTGAAGGCGATGAAGTCCTGCTCATGGTTCTCTATGAAGTCCTGCACTTCCTGCAGGCTGTGTTTCCTTGAGTATGAATCCGGATCGTCGCCGTCAGGGAGAAGGACGATCTTGACATTGAGCCCTTCCTTGAGTACGAGTCCGATGCCTCTTATCGCAGCATGGATGCCGGCAGAGTCGCCGTCGTACATAATGGTGACGTTCTCGGTAAATTTCTTTATCAGCCGGATCTGAGGCACTGTCAGCGAGGTTCCGCTGGAAGCGACAACGTTGGTGATTCCGAGCTGGTGCATGCTGAGCACGTCGAGATAGCCTTCGACGAGGTAGCACTTCTGGCTTCTGGAGATTTCGTTCTTGGCGAAGTAGATTCCGTAGAGCGAGCGGCTCTTGTCGTAGATTTCAGTCTCCGGAGAGTTGACGTATTTGGCTATCGTCTTGTCGGTACGCAGTGTCCTGCCGCCGAAGGCGATTACTCTGCCGCTGACTGAATGGACAGGGAACATCACTCTGTCGTAGAAGCGGTCGGAGAGTTTTCCGTCGTCGTGCTTGACGCAAAGACCCGTGTCCACCAGATATTCCTCCTTGTAACCGGCCGACTTTGCATAGTCGAGCAGGGCGTGGCGGCTTCTCGGGGCCCATCCGAGGCCATATTTCTTTATGGTCTCTTCTTCGAGGCCGCGGCTCTTGAAGTAGGCCAGTCCGATCGTCCTGCCTTCTTCGGTGGAGAGGCTGTCTGCGAAGAATTTTCCGGCGGCTTCGGATACCAGGAGGAGGCTTTCGCTCCTCTGCCTGGCCGCTATGTCTTCTGCGGATTCTTCTTTTTCCTTTACCTCGATCCCGTATTTGCGGGCGAGGTATCTGAGGGCTTCGACATAGGAAAGGTTTTCATGTTCCATTATGAAGCCTACCGCGGTGCCTGACTTGCCGCAGCCGAAGCATTTATATATGCCCTTTGAAGGGGAAACGTAGAATGACGGAGTCTTTTCATTGTGGAAGGGACAGCAAGCGACATAGTTGGCTCCGCGCCTCTTGAGAGTCACGAAGTCCCCTACCACGTCGACGATCTGGGCAGCGTCCAGAATCTGGTTTACTGTCTCCTGAGGAATCATCAGTCTTCTACTTTTTCATAATCGACGTCCTTGACGTCTCCAAGGTTCTTACGTCCTTTAGGCTGCTTCGGGGCCTGCCTTTCCGGCTGCTCCTGAGCATATTGTCCGGTCTGTCCATAAGGGTTTTTCCCACGCCCGGTAAGGAAGTACCACAACCTCGCGAGAAAGCTGAAACCTGTCACTATAAGCAACAGAATGACAAACAGGACAAAAAACAATATGAATGATATAAAACCCATTTTTCTAAAAATATCTTAACCTGCAAATTTAGCAAATAATATGCAAACTTCCGAACTCTGCCACTATGTCATACTTCCGTACACATAAAAAGCCCGGCGGGTAACCGTCGGGCTTCTATGTCTGAAGTGATTTTGCTAGAACGGGAGATCGTCGCCTTCGGACTCGCCTGGCATGTCGTCGATCGTCGGAGCCGGAGCCGAAGGGGCAAAACCGACAGGCACATCATAGCCTGAAGCCGACTGGGACGGAGCGGCGGACGGACGGGAAGGAGCTGCGGCAGGGGCCTGGGCTCCGACAGGAGCGATCCTCCACGCGCGCAGATCATTGTACCAGCGCCCATTGTACTCACGGCTGCTGACAGTAAAGGAAATGCGGACCTGATCCCCGACCTGGAACTTCTCCAGATCCTTCACCTTATCCTCTCCCCACACCATAAAGCAGGCACTCGTCGGGAAATTACCATCCTGGTACTCCACGATAAACTCCTGCTTGGCCCACGGTCCCCTTGCAGACGAACCGCTCTGGACACCAAGCTTACTGGCAATCCTGCCCTCAATCTCTAGGCCAGCCATTACTTCTCCTCCTCTTTCTCAACGTAAGGCTTTACCTCAGCGAGAGTAACCTCGAAAGTAAGCGGAGTATTAGGCTCGATACCACGGGTACCGTTCTCGCCATAAGCAAGCTCTGAAGGGATTACGAGCTGGATCTTACCGCCCTCGCCGATAAGCTGGAGGCCTTCTGTCCAACCTTTGATAACCCTGTCAAGCTGCATTCTTACCGGCTTGGCGCCTTCCGGAGTCTGGTCGAACACTGTTCCGTCAGGAAGAGTACCCTTGTAGTTTACGAAAACGGTGTCCTTAGGACCCGGCTTGACATCATTACCTGCCTCGAGAATAGTATACTGAAGACCGCTGTCGGTAGACTGCACACCATTCTTCTTGAGATTGTCGGCAAGGAACTTAGCCTCATTCTCCTTGTTGAGAGCCATGGTATACTCACGTCTCTTTGCGAGGAAGTTGTTGAATACTCTCTCCATCTCGTTAGGATCGATCTTGAACTGCTCTACGAAAGCAGAGTCACGCTGGTCGCCCTTAGCCTTGATGAAATCGACCATGCCTCTCTTGATCTCGGCATAGTTGAGATCCTCACCAAAATTGTATCCCTTGACGAAGCTTCCGAAGTTGACACCCATAAGGTAGCTTACGGAATCGATTTCTGCCTTCTTAGGAAGAAGAGCCTTAGTCTCAGAAGAGCCGCCGTTGTTCTGGCCGCATGCTGCTACCATCACAAGGACAGCTGAAGCAGCTAAAAATGTTCTTAATTTCATATCTAAAATACTTTAAATTATTCCAGTCATTTTCCGAAACCGGAAATCATACAAATTTGGCAAAAAAATTCCAATTATCATAAATCATGGCGTTAAAAATCTTTTTCCTTTAGCGAAAGGGGCAGTTTATCAATAAAATTCATTGTTTTTTAAAAAATTGTGCTTAATTTTAAATGGTTGTTTGACACAACCCCTAACGATACGGGATACGAAACTATGGATATTGACAGTTCGGTATTACGCTCCAGATTGAAGGAATTTTTCGGCTACGATAACTTCAAATCCGATCAGGAGCAGATTATCCGGCATCTTGTTGCCGGAAACAGCGCCTTTGTGCTGATGCCGACTGGAGGCGGCAAATCTCTCTGTTACCAGTTGCCGGCCCTGGTGATGCCGGGCACGGCTATAGTCATTTCCCCGCTTATTGCACTGATGAAGAACCAGGTCGATGCAATCCGCGGCTTCGTATCCGGAAACGAAGGCATCGCGCACTTCCTGAACTCATCGCTCAACAAGGCCCAGATAGCGGAAGTCCGCAGCGACCTCGAATCCGGCATCACGAAACTTCTGTATGTCGCCCCGGAATCCCTCACCAAAGAAGAGAATATCGCAATGCTGAAGGAGATAAAGATCTCCTTCTACGCCGTCGACGAAGCGCACTGTATCTCCGAATGGGGTCATGATTTCAGACCTGAATACAGAAGGATCAGAGCCATCGTGGACGAGATCGGCAAAGCCCCGATAATCGCCCTGACAGCCACCGCCACCCCGAAAGTCCAGAGCGACATCCTGAAGAATCTGGGCATGCCTGACGCGAAAGTCTTCAAGTCCTCCTTCAATCGCCCGAATCTCTACTACGAAGTACGTGACAAGGTCGAGCCGGAGAAGGAAATAATCAGATACATAAAGCAGAACCCGGGAAAGTCCGGAATAATCTACTGCCTCAGCAGGAAGAAAGTCGAGGAACTCGCCCAGCTGCTGACGATCAACGGCATCAAGGCCCTCCCGTACCATGCCGGACTCGACGCCAAGACAAGAGCCGACAACCAGGACGCCTTCCTGATGGAAGAAGTCGATGTGATCGTCGCCACGATCGCCTTCGGAATGGGCATAGACAAGCCTGATGTCAGGTTCGTCATCCATTACGACATCCCGAAGAGCATAGAAGGCTACTACCAGGAGACCGGACGTGCAGGGCGAGACGGCAAGGAAGGCCGGTGCATCGCCTACTACAGTTACAAGGACATCCAGAAACTGGAGAAATTCATGCAGGGCAAACCGATATCCGAGCAGGAAATCGGCAAGCAGCTGCTTATGGAGACGGTAGCTTACGCCGAATCCGGAGAGTGCCGCAGAAAGCTGCTGCTCAACTACTTCGGCGAGGACTACCCGCAGGACAACTGCGGAACATGCGACAACTGCGTCAATCCGAAACCGAGATTCGACGGAAGGACCTGCATCGCCCTTGTGATCGACCTTATCCAGGCCCTGCCGGAGCACTTCAAGATGGAGCATCTGGCCAACATTCTCTCGGGAGTCGAGACGGCCATAATCAAGTCTTACCAGCACGACAAGCTGGAGTTCTTCGGCGCGGGCAAAGACCATGACGTCAAGTTCTGGTGCATGGTCATCCATCAGGGACTGATCCGGCATCTGTTCGAGAAAGAGATTGAAAGCTACGGACTTATATATGTAACCGAAGCCGGAGAGAAATTCCGGAAAGACCCTTATGAGATTCTGCTCTGCGAAGACAGGCAGTTCTCCGAAGGCGTCGATGACGAAGACGATGACGACGCTGCAGCTACCGCGGCAATGAAAGGCGGCGGAGGAGGCGGCGACCCTGTCCTGCTGTCCATGCTGAAAGACCTCAGGAAACAGACTGCCAAGAGGCTCCATCTGCAGCCGTGGGTGATTTTCGGAGACCCGTCCCTCGATGACATGTGCATAATGTATCCGACCAACCTCGAAGAGTTGAAGAACTGCCAGGGCGTCGGAGAAGGAAAGGCCAAGAAGTTCGGCCAGGAGTTCGTGGACCTGATCAGCCGGTATGTAGAGGAGAACGAAATAATGAGACCGGACGATTTCGTGGTCAAGTCGATGGCGACGAAGTCCCAGGACAAGGTCTATATAATCCAGTGCATCGACAGGCAGATGGCCCTCGAAGATATCGCCGATGCCAAAGGAATGAGCATGGACGACCTGATGAGCGAGATCGAGAATATAGTCGAGTTCGGAACGAAGCTCAATCTGGATTACTACATCAATGATAATCTGGACCAGGAGGTGATCGACGAGATCTACGATTATTTCAGGAATGAGGCCCAGTCAGACTCCGTCGAAGATGCCATCAACGACCTGAGCCCGGATTATGAAGAACTTGAAATCCGTCTTGTCAGAGTGAAATTCCTGTCGGAAGTGGCGAACTAAAGTTCTATCCAGCGTATATCCTTATCCCTTTTCCACCACGTCATCTGACGTTTGGCGTAGTGCCTTGTGTTGGTCTTGATATCGGCCACAGCCTGCTCCAGGCTGCATTTCCCGTCGAGATAGCTGAATATCTCCGAATAACCCACGGTCCTCAGCGCCGTAGTGTCGCGGTACTCCGCCAGAGAACGGACTTCATCGACAAGGCCGTCTTCCATCATCTTGTCGACCCGCTGGTTTATACGGTCATAAAGTACGTCCCGAGGCCTGCAGAGACCTATTTTCTCAATCTCGAAGCTTCTCTTCTTCGGGGCGGCCAGCTTGAAAGACGAGAACGGCCTGCCGGAGAGGAGGCAGACCTCGACGGCCCTCAGCACACGCTGCGGATTGGCTATGTCTATGGATTCATATGCGACCGGATCGAGCCTCTTAAGGTCCATGCGCAGGGAATCGACTCCCTCTTCGCGGACCCGCCTGGTGAGTTCCTGCCGGAGATCGTCATCTGCCGGCGGCATGTCATCCAGACCGTTGCAGACAGCATCGACATAGAACATCGAGCCTCCGGCCATGACCAGAGTCTCATGTCCTTCGGCGAAGAGTTTCTCTATCAGGTCGATGGCCTCCAGCTCATACATCCCGGCGGTGTACATCTTGGCGACCGTATGGTCCTGGATAAAATAATGCTTCACAGCGGCAAGCTGCGAAGCATCCGGGACTGCCGTCCCTATGGTCATTTCCTTATATATCTGTCTTGAGTCGCACGAGATTACGGGAGAACCGACTCTCAGCGCAAGGTCAATGCTCCATCCTGTCTTTCCGACCGCTGTCGGTCCGACGACGATTATGAGCTTACGGCCCACCTCAGAAACTATTCGTTCTCGTCGTAGATCTCCTTTCCGTCCTCGTCTTCTCCATCCTCATCCTCATCGTCGAGATCTTCGTCGTCATCGAAGTCCTCGTCATCGAGGTCGTCATCGAGATCGATATTTCCTTTGTCCTTGCCCCAGCCGGAAGAAACATGGATATGCTTCTGGTCGTCAGGAAGGTCTTCGTAGGCCACATAGCCATTCTCGAAGTCGATAGGGTTAGGTCCCTTGGTCTCTACGAGTCTAGGGTATTCTACGCCCTCGACCTCTTCGGACTCGCCTTCGAAAGTGACGATAACGCTCTTTCTGTTGGTCACGTCATAGAAATAGATGAACGAAGCAACGCCTTTCTCGACGGTGTCGGCGAGACTTACCTCGTCCACGGCACCTGCGCCGAGGTTGAAGAGGCCATATCTGGCCACAAGTCCGCCTGCATTGTCAAGCGCCTTGAACTGGATAAGCTGATCGTGCGCGAAGTCCAGGTCGTCGCGGAGACGGAGATGGAAATCATACAAAGTCATTGAAGATTTCAGCTCGTAAACACGGGCGAAACCTTTAAGTCCGGCGAGTGATACTCTATACCTATATACCATACGTTCCAAGTTTTCTGTTTTACACCCCAAAGTTACAAAATATTTCGTTCCGGTTGCAAAATATTGCGAATTTCCCTACATTTGGAGGATATTTTACGACGCTGAGGTTTATGACCCCGAATGAGACAATTATTAAAGATGCATATAAAAGCATCTCAGCCCGTTCAGAAGGGCTGTTCAAGGATAACGGCAGCCGTTTTATCGCACTCGCCTATCCGGTTGAGACTGTCTCGGAGATAAAAGAAATCGTTGACGGACTGAAAAAAGAGTACCATGATGCAAGGCATCATTGCTACGCATACCGTCTCGGTCACGAGGGGAAAATATTCAGGGCGAACGACGACGGTGAACCCTCAGGCTCGGCGGGAAGACCTATTCTTGGACAGATAGACTCTGTCGGACTCAGCGACATACTCGTCGTGGTAGTCAGATATTTCGGAGGGATCAAGCTTGGAATCCCCGGCCTGATAAGGGCATATAAGACTTCTACCTCCGATGCACTTGAAAAAGCGGAAATAATAGATAAGATAGCCGGAACAAACTATTCACTGGAGTTCGGATATATGGATATGAATGCTGTGATGAAAGTACTCAAGGATATGGGCTTGCCGCAGACGGGACAGTCCTTCGGAGAGACCTGCAGTCTTCAGACCAGAGTCCGGTTGTCCGCAGATACCGATTTTCACGAAAGACTTGAAAAAGTCTGCAAGATAAACGCACTTAATTCAGAATAGAAATGTCAAAGAATCTGATTTCAATTCAGGATTTTTCTAAAGAAGAGATTCTTCACGTACTCGACGTCGCAAAAGAGTTCGAGAAGAACAGAAGCCAGGATTTCCTCTCGGGCAAGGTCGTCGCCTGTCTCTTTTTCGAGCCGTCGACAAGGACCCGACTCTCCTTCGAAGCGGCAATCAACCGTCTGGGCGCAAGAGTAATCGGCTTCCCTGACGCCAGAAACACCAGCCAGAGCAAAGGAGAAACTCTTGAAGACACAATCAGAATAGTCTCGAACTACGCAGACATGATCGTAATGAGGCACCCGATGGAAGGGGCCGCCGCAGTGGCCGCAAGCGTCTCGCCGGTTCCGATCGTCAACGCCGGAGACGGAGCCAACCAGCATCCGACCCAGACTCTCCTCGACATGTACACCATACTCCAGACCCAGGGAAGACTCGACGGACTGGACATCAACATGGTGGGAGACCTCAAATACGGCAGGACCGTGCATTCTCTGACTCAGGCGATGTCGCATTTCAACCCGCATTTCACATTTACGGCTCCTGACGAGCTCCGCATGCCTAAGAAGTATCTGGAGAAGCTCTCGGAGCAGAATATAGACTACGTAGAAACCGAATCTCTCGAGGAGCACCTTAACGACTGCGACATACTCTACATGACCAGAGTCCAGCAGGAGAGGTTCCCTTCCAAGGAGGACTACGACAAAGTAAAGGATGTTTACGAGCTTACGGCCTCCATGCTCGGAGGCGTCCGCAAGAACATGAAGATACTGCACCCGCTGCCAAGGATCACCGAAATCGCAACCGATGTCGATGATACTCCGTATGCATACTACTTCCAGCAGGCCCAGAACGGAATGTTCGTGAGGATGGCCGTAATCTCCTATCTTTTGGGATACCGTTAATGTTTATTAAAAGAAAATCAATTTACACATCAATATAATGGGAAAGGTTCATGTTTTCAACGCCGGGCCATGCATTCTGCCCGAGCAGGTTATTGACAACACAATCAAAGCGCTTAAGGATTTCAAGGAAACCGGAATGTCCGTCCTTTCAATATCCCACCGCGCCAAAGAGTGGGAAGAGACGATGAACGAGTGCCGCGCACTCTGGAAGGAGCTTCTCCATATTCCTGATACCCACGAGGTAGTATTCCTCGGCGGCGGAGCAAGCCTCCAGTTCCTTTATGTGGCTATGAACTTCCTCGAGAAGAAAGCCGCATATCTCGATACCGGTGTATGGGCACACAAGGCTCTCCAGCAGGCCCAGGGCATCGGAGAGGCATACGCCATCGCTTGCTCGAAAGACAAGAACTACACCTACATCCCTAAGGGCTTCGAAATCCCTAAGGACATCGACTATCTGCATATCACCACCAACAATACGATCTACGGCACCGAGATCAGGGAGGACATCGACTGCCCTGTTCCGCTCATCGCCGACATGTCATCTGACATCATGACAAGACCTGTGGACGTCAGCAAGTACTCCCTCATCTATGGTGGCGCGCAGAAGAACGTGGGCCCTGCCGGAGTCATCTTCGCAATCATCCGCAAGGACGCCCTCGGAAAGGTAAGCCGCTTCATCCCTACCATGCTTGACTACCGCACCCATATCGACAAGGAGTCAATGTTCAACACTCCTCCGGTATTCGCTATCTACGTAATGACCGAGACCCTCAAGTGGCTCAAGGGCATCGGCGGAGTCGAGGCTATCCAGAAGATCAACCAGAAGAAGGCAGCCCTTCTCTACGACGAGATCGACCGTAACTCCATGTTCGTCGGCACAGCCGTCAAGGAAGACCGCTCGCTCATGAACGTCTGCTTCGTGATGGCCCCTGGCAAGGAAGACCTCCAGGACGAGTTCATGGCTTTCGCCAAGGCTCACGGCATGATCGGCATCAAGGGCCACCGCAGCGTAGGCGGCTTCCGCGCCTCCCTCTATAACGCCTGCACAATCGAGGACGTACAGGCTCTCGTAGATTGCATGAAAGAATTCGAACAGCTCCATAAATAATTTGAAATGAAAGTACTGGTTGCAACACAGAAACCTTTCTCAGCAGCAGCTGTAAAAGGCATAAAAGAAATAATCGAGGCCGCCGGCTATGAGTTCAGCGCTCTCGAGAAGTATCCTGAGCAGGCAGACCTCGTAAAGGCAGTTGCCGATGTAGATGCTCTCATCATCCGCTCTGACAAAGTCACTGCAGAAGTACTCGAGGCAGCAAAGAACCTCAAGATCGTGGTTCGCGCCGGAGCTGGCTTTGACAACGTGGACCTCGCCGCAGCGACCGCCCACAATGTCGTTGTCATGAATACTCCTGGCCAGAATGCGAATGCCGTCGCTGAACTCGCCATCGCAATGATGATCTACATGAGCAGGACCCAGTTCACTCCGGCCACAGGCTGCGAGATCATGGGCAAGAAACTCGGAGTGCAGGCCTTCGGAAACGTCGGCCGTCTCGTAGGCAAGAAAGCCGAGGCTCTCGGTATGGAGGTTATGGCCATCGACCCTTTCATCCCTGCCGACAAGATCCGCGAGCTCGGAGCTGAACCTGCAGACAGCCTGGAGCATCTCTACGGCTCATGCGACTTCGTTTCGATCCATATCCCTGCCACCCCTGAGACCATCGGCTCGATCAACTATGACCTCATCACCAAGATGCCTAAGGGCGCATGTCTCGTGAACACCGCCCGCAAGGAAGTTATCGATGAGGCCGGACTGCTCAAGGCTCTCGAGGACCGTCAGGACCTGAAATACGTCACCGACGTCGCTCCGGACAATTATGAGACTCTCCGCGAGAAATTCGGACTGAGAGTTTTCGCCACCCCTAAGAAGATGGGAGCGCAGACCGCCGAGGCCAACCTCAACGCCGGCCTTGCAGCTGCACGCCAGATCGTTGATTTCTTCAAGACAGGCAACACCCGCTTCCAGGTAAACAAGTAATATCATGGTAAGAGTAAAACCGTTCGCGGCTATCCGCCCTCCGAAATCCATCGTGACCGAAGTCGCAGCACCGCCTTATGACGTGCTGAACTCCGCCGAGGCCAAGGCTATGGCAGGAGAGAAATCCCTCCTCCATATCACAAAGCCGGAGATCGATTTCGAGCCTATCGCCGGGGAACATGAGCAGAGGACATACGACAAGGCAGTCGCCAACTTCAAGGAATGGAAGAAGAAAGGCTGGCTTGTCCAGGACAGCAAGCCTTGCTACTACGTATATTCCCAGACCATGGGCAAGCGCACGCAGTACGGTCTCGTGCTCTGCGCCCATACCGACGACTACGCCGAGGGCAAGATCAAGAAGCACGAGCTTACCCGCAAGGACAAGGAAGACGACAGGATGATCCATGTGCGCATCCAGAACGCCAACATAGAGCCGGTGTTCTTTGCGTACAAGGACAACGCCGAACTCAACTCCATCGTATCTTCGGTCATCACAGCGGCTCCTGAATACAGTTTCATCGACGAGAACGACTTCGGCCATTCGTTCTGGCCTGTCACCGATGACGCCGTGATCGCCCGCATCACCGAGATCTTTACCAATGACGTGGATGCATTCTACGTGGCCGACGGCCACCACAGGACTGCAGCCGCAGCCCGCGTGGGAGCCGAGAAGAAGGCGCAGAATCCTGCCCATACAGGAGAAGAGGAATACAACTGGTTCATGGCCGTATGCTTCCCTGAGAGCCATCTCAAGATCATCGACTACAACCGCGTGGTGAAAGACCTCAACGGAATGAGCGAGGAACAGCTTCTCAAAGCTCTCGAAGCTGACTTCGAGGTCAGGCTCGAAAGCGAGAAGGAGCCTTATGCCCCGTCCGGCCTGCACAACTTCAGCATGTATCTCGGAAAGAAATGGTACAGCCTCCAGGCCAAGCCGGGACGCTACGACGACAATGATCCTATCGGAGTCCTCGACGTGACCATACTCTCCAACCTCGTGCTTGACAAGCTTCTCGGAATCAAGGACCTCCGTACCGACAAGAGAATTGACTTCGTCGGAGGCATCCGCGGTCTCGGAGAGCTCAGCCGCAGGGTTGACAGCGGCGAGATGAAGGTCGCTTTCGCCCTTTATCCGGTATCGATGGAGCAGCTGATCAACATTGCCGACACCGGCAATATCATGCCTCCGAAGACTACCTGGTTCGAGCCGAAGCTCCGCTCAGGTCTTGCCATCCATTCACTGGATTAAAAAACGTATTCAACATATCCCCACTCAGCCTGCACGGATTCTTTTTCCTTGCAGGCTGTTTTATTTTCGGAATTATCCTTATCTTTGGGACATGACTAAGACATCTATGAAAGTTCGGATTATTCTGGCGGCACTGCTCATACTTTGCTCATGCTCAACGTATAAAGACAACGACAGACGCTTCACAAGCCTCGACAGGCATATGGAGATGTCGGGGACATACGAAGCCCGCAAAGTCAGCCAGATCGAGTCCCTCAAGAGGCTTGCGCATAACCGTTCCGGCCGCATGGACTATAACATCCTCATGGAGATTGCCGACGAGTATTACTCATACAGTTTCGACTCGGCTTCGACTTATCTGCATAAGGCAATAGATGTCGCCCGCGAAGACAGGGATAAGGACGGAATCGCCGAAGCGACCATCAATCTCGGCCTCCTCTACTCTACCTCGGGGCATTTCCTGGAAGCATACAGCGTACTGTTCGACCAGATCGACTCCTCGACACTTGGGTCGGATGCCCTTCTCGCGGATTACTACTATGCTCTCTACAGATTCGGCAACGAGCTGAGGGGGAACTCCGGCATGGCCGAATACCCTGACTCGACCGACAAAGACAGATACGGAAGGAGGCTGCAGAGTCTGACAGCCCCGGACGATCTCAGGAACATCGAAATCATGCTTGACGGACTTCTGGAGGACAGAGCTCTCTATCGGGCGGACAGTCTCTGCTCCGCCGTGATCGCGCAGCTTCCGGACGGGTCCCATGATTTCGCAAAATTCGCATATACCGAGGCCCGGATCAAGGAAATGAGCGGTGACCGGCCGTCGGAGATGGAATGGCTGATCAAATCGGCCGAAGCCGACATGATCAATTCCGTCAAGGATTATGCGTCGCTGACCGTCATCGCGCAGAGACTGATGCCGGAGAACATCAACAGGTCGTTCGGATATCTCAACAGGTCGTTCTCTGATGCCACATTCTATAATGCCAAGCTCAGGCCGTGGCAGATATCGCAGTTCTTCATGCAGATCCAGTCTTCTTATGAACGCGCCCAGGCCAAGAGCAGAAGGCTGCTGTTCGCAACCGGTATCGCATTCTTTATCCTGGCCCTGACATTGTTCGTCCTTGTATGGTTCCTGATAAAGAGATCGCGCAACCTGACGAGGACAAGAAACGAACTGGCCTCCATGAACAGCCGTATTTCGGAAAACAACAGGGAGCTCAAGGAACTCAACAGGCAGATTTCCGAATCCAACTCCGTCAAGGAGGAATATATAGGACTCTTCCTGACGATGATGTCCGAGAATATCGACAAGAAGAAGTCGTTTACCAACAATGTCCGCAAGATGATAAAGCAGGGCAAGGCAGACGAGCTGCTCCGCCAGCTCAACGTCTCCTACGATGTCGACGACGACCTGGAATCATTCTACAATACCTTCGATACCACCTTCCTTTCCCTGTACCCGGACTTTGTCGAGGCCTTCAATTCCCTGCTTGAAGAGGAGGCGCGGGTATATCCTAAGAAGGGCGAACTGCTCAATACCG
Encoded proteins:
- a CDS encoding DNA primase; amino-acid sequence: MIPQETVNQILDAAQIVDVVGDFVTLKRRGANYVACCPFHNEKTPSFYVSPSKGIYKCFGCGKSGTAVGFIMEHENLSYVEALRYLARKYGIEVKEKEESAEDIAARQRSESLLLVSEAAGKFFADSLSTEEGRTIGLAYFKSRGLEEETIKKYGLGWAPRSRHALLDYAKSAGYKEEYLVDTGLCVKHDDGKLSDRFYDRVMFPVHSVSGRVIAFGGRTLRTDKTIAKYVNSPETEIYDKSRSLYGIYFAKNEISRSQKCYLVEGYLDVLSMHQLGITNVVASSGTSLTVPQIRLIKKFTENVTIMYDGDSAGIHAAIRGIGLVLKEGLNVKIVLLPDGDDPDSYSRKHSLQEVQDFIENHEQDFIAFKTDLLLGEAGDDPLRKAELINDIADTIALIPDPVKRTVYAQTSAEKFNIDSQIIFERVKNTREKMIEDDRRAAERDRMRRNGEEVQEQETPAAAYSPAAEPEKPTVAGGMVLENKVLAPAEEELLWFILKYGLDPLEFETDSEFYDPEGTCNVADFIRSLLETDHFVFKNSAYRRTYDAYFALYDAHEEMGQDEIIKAMMDGEDRMVAELTGQMTEERYQLTVRNFASAMTATSTKLVMYVPRSIQVYQAKRIQVRLREIEKELKDASPEEQRNLLKEMQEYITVRNKIEKHLGRVR
- a CDS encoding FKBP-type peptidyl-prolyl cis-trans isomerase FkpA; translated protein: MKLRTFLAASAVLVMVAACGQNNGGSSETKALLPKKAEIDSVSYLMGVNFGSFVKGYNFGEDLNYAEIKRGMVDFIKAKGDQRDSAFVEQFKIDPNEMERVFNNFLAKRREYTMALNKENEAKFLADNLKKNGVQSTDSGLQYTILEAGNDVKPGPKDTVFVNYKGTLPDGTVFDQTPEGAKPVRMQLDRVIKGWTEGLQLIGEGGKIQLVIPSELAYGENGTRGIEPNTPLTFEVTLAEVKPYVEKEEEK
- a CDS encoding ATP-dependent DNA helicase RecQ, with the protein product MLNFKWLFDTTPNDTGYETMDIDSSVLRSRLKEFFGYDNFKSDQEQIIRHLVAGNSAFVLMPTGGGKSLCYQLPALVMPGTAIVISPLIALMKNQVDAIRGFVSGNEGIAHFLNSSLNKAQIAEVRSDLESGITKLLYVAPESLTKEENIAMLKEIKISFYAVDEAHCISEWGHDFRPEYRRIRAIVDEIGKAPIIALTATATPKVQSDILKNLGMPDAKVFKSSFNRPNLYYEVRDKVEPEKEIIRYIKQNPGKSGIIYCLSRKKVEELAQLLTINGIKALPYHAGLDAKTRADNQDAFLMEEVDVIVATIAFGMGIDKPDVRFVIHYDIPKSIEGYYQETGRAGRDGKEGRCIAYYSYKDIQKLEKFMQGKPISEQEIGKQLLMETVAYAESGECRRKLLLNYFGEDYPQDNCGTCDNCVNPKPRFDGRTCIALVIDLIQALPEHFKMEHLANILSGVETAIIKSYQHDKLEFFGAGKDHDVKFWCMVIHQGLIRHLFEKEIESYGLIYVTEAGEKFRKDPYEILLCEDRQFSEGVDDEDDDDAAATAAMKGGGGGGDPVLLSMLKDLRKQTAKRLHLQPWVIFGDPSLDDMCIMYPTNLEELKNCQGVGEGKAKKFGQEFVDLISRYVEENEIMRPDDFVVKSMATKSQDKVYIIQCIDRQMALEDIADAKGMSMDDLMSEIENIVEFGTKLNLDYYINDNLDQEVIDEIYDYFRNEAQSDSVEDAINDLSPDYEELEIRLVRVKFLSEVAN
- a CDS encoding tRNA dimethylallyltransferase → MGRKLIIVVGPTAVGKTGWSIDLALRVGSPVISCDSRQIYKEMTIGTAVPDASQLAAVKHYFIQDHTVAKMYTAGMYELEAIDLIEKLFAEGHETLVMAGGSMFYVDAVCNGLDDMPPADDDLRQELTRRVREEGVDSLRMDLKRLDPVAYESIDIANPQRVLRAVEVCLLSGRPFSSFKLAAPKKRSFEIEKIGLCRPRDVLYDRINQRVDKMMEDGLVDEVRSLAEYRDTTALRTVGYSEIFSYLDGKCSLEQAVADIKTNTRHYAKRQMTWWKRDKDIRWIEL
- a CDS encoding pRiA4b ORF-3-like protein → MVYRYRVSLAGLKGFARVYELKSSMTLYDFHLRLRDDLDFAHDQLIQFKALDNAGGLVARYGLFNLGAGAVDEVSLADTVEKGVASFIYFYDVTNRKSVIVTFEGESEEVEGVEYPRLVETKGPNPIDFENGYVAYEDLPDDQKHIHVSSGWGKDKGNIDLDDDLDDEDFDDDEDLDDEDEDGEDEDGKEIYDENE
- a CDS encoding aspartate carbamoyltransferase; translation: MSKNLISIQDFSKEEILHVLDVAKEFEKNRSQDFLSGKVVACLFFEPSTRTRLSFEAAINRLGARVIGFPDARNTSQSKGETLEDTIRIVSNYADMIVMRHPMEGAAAVAASVSPVPIVNAGDGANQHPTQTLLDMYTILQTQGRLDGLDINMVGDLKYGRTVHSLTQAMSHFNPHFTFTAPDELRMPKKYLEKLSEQNIDYVETESLEEHLNDCDILYMTRVQQERFPSKEDYDKVKDVYELTASMLGGVRKNMKILHPLPRITEIATDVDDTPYAYYFQQAQNGMFVRMAVISYLLGYR